A part of Larkinella insperata genomic DNA contains:
- a CDS encoding glucoamylase family protein: MRLNGFLELWDSFYARSLLRSGLILFLLACFQPAAQAQLRGISHSKRFLDSLQRDTFRYFWELGDNPHGLIPDRSPTPSFASIAATGFGLTAYLVGVERGYISRQQAAERTLRTVRFFNTASQSAQEKEVTGYRGFFYHFLDMQTGHRYQQVELSTIDTALLLAGMLSCQSYFNQGTAMEKEIRTLVDRIYRRVDWQWMQARKPLVSMGWHPESGFIESDWKGYNEAMILYILALASPTHPVGPEAWTAWTSTYEWREFHRYPHVNFDPLFGHQYSHIWIDFRSIKDAYMRQKGIDYFENSRRATLANRAHCLENPGKFKGYEADLWGLTACDGPKDTVINGQAFFSYRARGAAATQVVDDGTIAPTAAGGSIAFTPEESIRALQLMKYRYGKKLYGSYGFKDAFNLSYPGQWFDPDYLGIDSGPILLMTENYRTNLIWNLMMHNATLRKGLLRAGFRGGWLRN, encoded by the coding sequence ATGCGACTCAACGGGTTTTTAGAACTGTGGGACAGCTTTTATGCCCGCTCCCTGCTCCGATCGGGACTAATTCTGTTCCTGCTCGCTTGCTTTCAGCCTGCTGCACAAGCCCAGTTGCGGGGCATTTCCCATTCGAAACGCTTTCTGGATTCCCTCCAACGGGATACATTTCGGTATTTCTGGGAGCTGGGCGACAATCCGCACGGCCTGATTCCCGACCGCTCCCCAACGCCTTCCTTTGCGAGTATTGCGGCTACGGGTTTCGGTCTGACGGCTTACCTGGTGGGGGTGGAACGGGGGTACATCAGCCGTCAGCAGGCTGCGGAGCGGACCCTGAGAACGGTGCGTTTTTTCAACACCGCATCGCAATCGGCCCAGGAAAAAGAGGTGACGGGATACCGCGGTTTTTTCTATCACTTTCTGGACATGCAAACCGGCCACCGTTACCAGCAGGTGGAGCTGTCAACCATCGACACGGCTCTGCTCTTGGCGGGGATGCTGAGCTGTCAATCGTATTTCAATCAGGGGACGGCGATGGAGAAAGAAATTCGAACGCTCGTCGACCGGATTTACCGGCGGGTCGACTGGCAATGGATGCAGGCCCGCAAACCGCTGGTATCGATGGGCTGGCACCCAGAGAGCGGTTTTATTGAGTCGGACTGGAAGGGCTACAACGAAGCCATGATTCTGTACATTCTGGCGCTGGCGTCGCCTACCCACCCGGTGGGTCCGGAAGCCTGGACTGCCTGGACTTCCACCTACGAATGGCGCGAGTTTCACCGCTACCCTCACGTCAATTTTGATCCGCTGTTCGGGCATCAATATTCCCACATCTGGATCGACTTCCGGAGCATCAAAGACGCCTATATGCGTCAGAAAGGAATTGATTATTTTGAGAACAGCCGCCGGGCTACACTCGCCAACCGGGCGCACTGCCTGGAAAATCCGGGGAAATTTAAGGGGTACGAAGCTGACCTGTGGGGCTTAACGGCCTGCGACGGCCCCAAAGATACCGTCATCAACGGTCAGGCGTTCTTTTCCTACCGCGCGCGCGGGGCCGCAGCAACGCAGGTTGTCGACGATGGTACGATTGCGCCCACCGCAGCCGGGGGCTCCATCGCTTTTACGCCCGAAGAAAGCATCCGGGCCCTTCAACTCATGAAATACCGGTACGGCAAAAAACTCTACGGTTCTTACGGCTTTAAGGATGCGTTCAACCTCTCCTATCCGGGCCAATGGTTCGACCCCGATTACCTGGGCATCGACAGCGGTCCTATTCTGCTGATGACCGAGAATTACCGCACCAACCTGATCTGGAACCTGATGATGCACAACGCAACGCTCCGCAAAGGCCTGCTCCGCGCCGGTTTCCGGGGCGGGTGGCTAAGGAATTAA
- a CDS encoding VOC family protein: MARFNPYLNFNGNTEEAFNFYKSVFGGEFVMVQRFKEMQQTPGMGQVSEEDANKILHIALPLSKNTILMGTDALESMGQRLVVGNNFYLSVSTDTKEQADQFFKALSDGGLVEMPMDITFWGAYYGSLTDKFGIQWQISYDKNYSE; the protein is encoded by the coding sequence ATGGCACGATTCAATCCCTACCTCAATTTTAACGGAAACACGGAGGAGGCTTTCAACTTTTACAAATCTGTATTCGGTGGCGAGTTTGTCATGGTGCAGCGGTTTAAAGAGATGCAGCAGACACCAGGAATGGGCCAGGTGTCCGAAGAAGACGCCAATAAGATTCTGCACATTGCCCTGCCCCTTAGCAAAAATACCATTTTGATGGGAACCGACGCGCTGGAATCAATGGGGCAGCGGCTGGTGGTGGGCAACAATTTCTATCTCTCCGTCAGCACCGACACCAAGGAGCAGGCTGACCAGTTTTTCAAGGCGCTCTCCGACGGTGGGCTCGTCGAAATGCCAATGGATATTACCTTCTGGGGCGCTTATTACGGTTCCCTGACCGATAAGTTCGGAATTCAATGGCAGATCAGTTATGACAAAAATTATAGCGAGTAA
- a CDS encoding energy transducer TonB, producing MTSEQLQVASLDDIVFENRNKLYGAYDLRRSYHRITNRALWLGVALFLAALITPTLYNRLKPEQAPVEYMEPITLMDLKTLPQEEPPVVVPPPKQVAPQVPTIRNLPPEVVTEAPDEVTVPTVDDLKDKVSSDKTVEGDPNALDAIEAPAETTGPAPVEQALEVERKPDEVFITVEQYPQFPGGNKAMASFLQKNLNYPPAAARTNVSGRVYLQFVVNTDGSIVDVSVVKGIGFGCDEEAMRVVKKMPPWQPGKQGGRPVRVKFTLPVVFALE from the coding sequence ATGACATCCGAACAGCTCCAAGTCGCGTCGCTTGACGACATTGTGTTTGAAAACCGCAACAAATTGTATGGCGCTTACGACCTGAGACGGTCTTACCACCGCATCACCAACCGGGCGCTCTGGCTGGGCGTAGCCCTGTTTCTGGCCGCTTTGATAACGCCAACGCTCTACAACCGGCTGAAGCCCGAGCAGGCGCCGGTGGAGTACATGGAGCCAATAACGTTGATGGATCTTAAAACGCTGCCGCAGGAAGAACCGCCCGTTGTGGTACCTCCGCCGAAACAAGTGGCTCCGCAAGTCCCTACGATTCGCAACCTCCCGCCCGAAGTGGTTACGGAAGCACCCGATGAGGTGACGGTGCCGACGGTCGACGATCTGAAAGACAAAGTGTCGAGTGACAAAACCGTAGAAGGCGACCCCAACGCGCTGGACGCCATCGAGGCTCCGGCAGAAACGACTGGCCCCGCTCCCGTCGAGCAGGCACTTGAGGTGGAACGTAAGCCGGATGAAGTGTTCATTACCGTTGAGCAGTACCCGCAGTTTCCCGGGGGGAACAAGGCCATGGCCAGTTTCTTGCAGAAGAACCTGAATTATCCGCCCGCAGCCGCCCGAACCAACGTTTCCGGCCGGGTTTACCTGCAATTTGTGGTCAACACCGACGGGAGCATTGTCGACGTGTCGGTGGTGAAAGGAATTGGCTTTGGCTGTGATGAAGAAGCCATGCGGGTGGTGAAGAAAATGCCGCCCTGGCAACCGGGTAAGCAGGGGGGGCGTCCGGTACGGGTCAAATTTACGCTGCCGGTGGTATTTGCCCTCGAATAG
- a CDS encoding RBBP9/YdeN family alpha/beta hydrolase, protein MKKQVLFIHCAGPQGPHTGSDNLVSDLRQRLGAQYRVRYPQMPNPDAPHYTPWKKRLEAELAATDGTVVLVGHSLGGSVILKYLAEENPANPIAGVCVVAAPYWGKKGWKSRDFTLPKNLSTLSLIPQIIFFHSHDDEVVPFFHAIRYAELLPDVRVCALEHLGHLFTEGCAELAHEIRRLSEKPRRRKRFKTPLSQGA, encoded by the coding sequence ATGAAAAAGCAGGTTCTGTTCATTCACTGCGCGGGTCCGCAGGGACCGCATACCGGCAGCGACAACCTGGTGTCCGACTTGCGACAGAGGCTGGGAGCGCAGTATCGGGTCCGGTATCCCCAGATGCCCAATCCGGACGCCCCTCACTATACGCCCTGGAAAAAACGGTTGGAAGCAGAACTTGCCGCGACCGACGGCACCGTCGTTTTGGTAGGTCATTCGCTGGGCGGTTCGGTGATTCTGAAGTACCTGGCCGAAGAAAATCCCGCTAACCCGATTGCGGGCGTATGCGTTGTTGCGGCACCTTACTGGGGAAAAAAAGGGTGGAAAAGCCGGGATTTTACCCTGCCCAAAAACCTGTCGACCTTATCGCTCATTCCGCAGATCATTTTTTTTCACAGCCACGACGATGAGGTAGTTCCTTTTTTTCATGCAATTCGCTACGCCGAGCTCCTTCCGGACGTCAGGGTTTGTGCGCTCGAGCATCTGGGCCACCTGTTCACGGAAGGGTGCGCAGAACTAGCCCATGAAATTAGGCGGTTATCGGAAAAACCCCGGCGCCGGAAGCGGTTTAAAACACCCCTTTCGCAGGGCGCTTAA
- the nspC gene encoding carboxynorspermidine decarboxylase: MIDYSHIPSPCFVLEEAKLRANLELINSVQQRAGIQIILALKGFSMYSAFPLVRQYLSGATASSLNEIKLVNDYMGVKAHTYIPAIRDDEFNEILERSGHITFNSLSQWERFKDRAKNADVSCGIRVNPQYSEVGTDMYNPCVPGSRLGITRDLIGDALPDGIEGIHFHTLCENDSFTLERTLEALESRFGDLLHQAKWVNMGGGHLMTREGYNTDHLVQLLTAFRTKYDVQVILEPGSAIAWQTGVLVSTVLDLVNSQGIEVAILDTSFAAHMPDTLEMPYKPRILNSYHEPVAGKPTYRLGGMTCLAGDFMGDYSFDDPLKVGDRVIFDDMIHYTMVKTTTFNGVNLPAIGIWQEDNTFRLVKTYGYESFKDRLS; the protein is encoded by the coding sequence ATGATCGACTATAGCCATATTCCCTCGCCCTGTTTCGTCCTGGAGGAAGCTAAATTGCGCGCCAATCTGGAGCTGATCAATTCCGTTCAGCAACGGGCGGGTATTCAAATTATTCTGGCCCTCAAAGGGTTTTCGATGTATAGCGCCTTTCCGCTGGTCAGGCAGTATCTGTCCGGAGCCACCGCCAGTTCACTGAACGAAATCAAGCTGGTAAACGATTACATGGGCGTAAAGGCGCACACGTACATTCCGGCCATCCGCGACGACGAGTTCAACGAAATTCTGGAGCGCAGCGGCCACATTACCTTCAACTCGCTCAGCCAGTGGGAACGGTTCAAAGACCGCGCGAAAAATGCGGATGTTTCCTGCGGGATTCGCGTCAATCCGCAGTACTCGGAAGTGGGCACGGACATGTACAATCCCTGCGTTCCGGGATCCCGGCTGGGCATCACCCGGGACCTGATTGGGGATGCGTTGCCCGACGGTATTGAAGGTATTCATTTTCATACCCTCTGCGAAAACGATTCGTTCACGCTCGAGCGCACGCTCGAAGCCCTGGAAAGCCGCTTTGGCGATTTGCTGCACCAGGCCAAATGGGTGAACATGGGCGGGGGGCACCTCATGACGCGGGAAGGATACAACACCGACCACCTGGTGCAGTTGCTGACGGCTTTTCGGACAAAATACGATGTGCAGGTGATTCTGGAACCTGGTTCGGCCATCGCCTGGCAGACGGGCGTTCTGGTTTCCACCGTGCTGGACCTGGTGAACAGCCAGGGAATTGAGGTGGCCATTCTGGATACGTCCTTTGCGGCCCACATGCCCGACACGCTCGAAATGCCCTACAAACCCCGTATCCTGAATTCGTACCACGAACCGGTGGCGGGGAAACCAACCTACCGGCTCGGCGGCATGACCTGTCTGGCGGGCGACTTCATGGGTGATTACAGTTTCGATGACCCCCTGAAGGTTGGTGACCGGGTGATTTTTGACGACATGATTCACTACACGATGGTGAAAACCACGACCTTCAACGGGGTCAATCTGCCCGCCATCGGCATCTGGCAGGAAGACAACACGTTCCGGCTGGTAAAGACCTACGGTTACGAAAGCTTTAAAGACCGGTTGAGCTAA
- a CDS encoding GlxA family transcriptional regulator, producing MKHISILVPKGAILGSLEGTRQLFTQVNQFAAAKGAPPMFQVQLVGLSNETPLSGGLFTVHTDVLIDEVTKTDLIIIPALDGDLRLAVEKNRDFIPWITQHYKNGAEVASLCLGAFLLASTGLLSGRSCATHWMAANDFRQWFPDVNLVTEKIITDELGIYSSGGAFSYLNLILYLIEKYAGRDIAVLSAKVFAIEIDRDTQSPFTIFQGQKEHEDEPVRKAQEFIENNFQDKITIDQLAEMHALGRRNLERRFKKATSNTVAEYIQRVKIEAAKKNLEISRKNVNEIMYDVGYSDTKAFRTIFKKITGLSPIEYRNKYNKMAAVA from the coding sequence ATGAAGCATATATCGATTTTAGTCCCGAAGGGGGCTATTTTAGGTAGCCTGGAAGGAACCCGCCAGCTGTTTACGCAGGTAAATCAGTTTGCGGCCGCCAAAGGCGCACCTCCCATGTTTCAGGTCCAACTGGTGGGGCTTTCCAACGAAACTCCGCTTAGTGGCGGTTTATTTACGGTCCATACCGACGTTCTGATCGACGAAGTAACGAAAACCGATTTAATCATCATTCCGGCCCTCGATGGCGATCTGCGGCTGGCCGTTGAAAAGAACCGGGACTTTATTCCCTGGATTACCCAGCACTACAAAAATGGAGCGGAAGTGGCCAGCCTGTGCCTGGGCGCCTTTCTGCTGGCGTCGACCGGGCTGCTCAGCGGGCGGAGCTGCGCAACGCACTGGATGGCGGCCAACGACTTCCGCCAGTGGTTTCCGGACGTCAACCTGGTGACGGAGAAAATTATCACCGACGAACTTGGTATTTATTCCAGCGGGGGGGCGTTCTCGTACCTCAACCTGATTCTGTACCTCATCGAAAAATACGCCGGTCGCGACATCGCCGTGCTGTCGGCCAAGGTGTTTGCCATTGAAATTGACCGGGATACCCAGTCGCCGTTTACAATTTTCCAGGGGCAGAAAGAACACGAGGACGAGCCGGTCAGAAAGGCGCAGGAATTTATCGAAAACAACTTTCAGGACAAGATTACCATCGATCAGCTGGCGGAGATGCACGCCCTGGGCCGCCGGAACCTGGAACGCCGTTTTAAGAAAGCTACCTCCAATACCGTTGCCGAATACATCCAGCGCGTGAAGATCGAAGCGGCCAAGAAAAACCTGGAGATCAGCCGGAAGAACGTCAACGAAATCATGTACGACGTGGGGTATTCCGACACGAAGGCGTTCCGCACGATCTTCAAAAAAATTACCGGCCTGTCGCCCATCGAATACCGCAACAAATACAACAAGATGGCGGCTGTTGCTTAG